A single region of the Accipiter gentilis chromosome 6, bAccGen1.1, whole genome shotgun sequence genome encodes:
- the AGTR1 gene encoding type-1 angiotensin II receptor, which yields MIPNYSTEETIKRIHVDCPVSGRHSYIYVMVPTVYSIIFIIGIFGNSLVVIVIYCYMKLKTVASIFLLNLALADLCFLITLPLWAAYTAMEYQWPFGNCLCKLASAGISFNLYASVFLLTCLSIDRYLAIVHPVKSRIRRTIFVARITCIAIWLLAGVASLPVIIHRNIFFAENLNMTVCGFRYDNNNTTLRVGLGLSKNLLGFLIPFLIILTSYTLIWKTLKKAYQIQKNKTRNDDIFKMIVAIVFFFFFSWIPHQVFTFLDVLIQLHVITDCKITDIVDTAMPFTICIAYFNNCLNPFFYVFFGKNFKKYFLQLIKYIPPNVSAHPSLTTKMSSLSYRPPENIRLHTKKTTGSFDTE from the coding sequence ATGATTCCAAATTACTCTACTGAAGAAACCATTAAAAGAATCCACGTTGACTGTCCTGTTTCAGGAAGGCACAGTTACATCTACGTCATGGTTCCAACTGTTTATAGCATCATCTTTATCATAGGTATATTTGGGAACAGCCTGGTCGTTATTGTGATTTACTGCtacatgaaattaaaaacagtaGCCAGCATCTTTCTTCTAAACCTGGCACTGGCTGACTTGTGTTTTTTAATAACTCTGCCACTCTGGGCAGCTTACACGGCCATGGAGTACCAGTGGCCTTTTGGCAACTGTTTATGTAAGTTAGCATCAGCGGGGATAAGTTTCAACCTGTACGCCAGTGTGTTCCTCCTCACATGCCTTAGTATTGACCGGTACCTGGCCATAGTACACCCCGTGAAGTCCCGAATTCGACGTACCATATTTGTTGCCAGGATAACTTGCATTGCCATCTGGCTTCTCGCCGGTGTGGCCAGCTTGCCTGTCATCATTCACCGTAATATATTCTTTGCTGAGAACTTGAACATGACAGTCTGTGGTTTTCGGTATGACAACAATAACACAACACTCCGGGTTGGGTTAGGCTTATCCAAAAATTTGCTGggctttttaattccttttctgaTCATATTAACGAGCTACACCTTAATTTGGAAGACGCTGAAGAAGGCATATCAAATTCAAAAAAATAAGACTAGAAATGATGATATTTTTAAGATGATTGTGGcaatagtatttttcttcttcttttcctggaTTCCTCATCAAGTGTTCACTTTTCTGGATGTATTAATTCAATTACATGTAATAACAGACTGCAAAATCACTGATATTGTGGATACGGCTATGCCCTTCACCATTTGCATCGCTTACTTTAACAACTGTTTGAATCCTTTTTTTTAcgttttttttggaaaaaactttaaaaaatacttccttcAGCTAATAAAATACATTCCACCAAATGTCAGTGCACATCCAAGCCTAACAACAAAAATGAGCTCTCTCTCATATCGGCCACCGGAAAATATACGCTTGCACACTAAAAAGACTACTGGGTCTTTCGACACCGAGTGA